In one Blastocatellia bacterium genomic region, the following are encoded:
- a CDS encoding PHB depolymerase family esterase, which yields MKKGFCLILFTLAYLCLAAPGQVFAGTWVVDSVSNQFGSRNYKIWVPSSYNGNSSVPLVMMLHGCTQSADDFAAGTQMNAVAESNNFLVVYPEQPSNANQSRCWNWFESANQSRGSGEPSLLVAIVNKIKTSYNIDNARVYAAGLSAGAAMSVILGATYPDVFSAIAVSAGLEYKAATSLNNSFTALSQGGPNPNQQGTLAFQAMGSAARKVRVIVFHGSRDFTVNTVNGNQVISQWAQTNDLADDGSDNNNITDTPASTVSGTVTGGYNFTTFKYNDPNGATLMEKWIVENMGHAWSGGSTAGSFVDPKGPKASNEIWRFFSQQQNPPPPPPPVNDVTPPVLTISPAGGSFDTSVTVNLSLNEAGTIFYTTDGSDPTNSNNASRRNITNNGSIIIQNTSVLTAYGVDLANNVSVVQSYNYVVNPAPMTNTFVSVGGQDGYVATTSTTATTGSYAVSLDIYAGDNADMPLRGVVSFDTSSIPDGATILSAELRLFYTQASLGNPWVSNGALVADISNGCLGGNCALAASDFQATVSASNAIVFPAPTSNSAGTSVVGMVNSTAFNHINKTGNTQFKLRFQNNSNNNKTSDYLLLAGGEYFLSQYRPVLVVQYK from the coding sequence ATGAAAAAAGGATTCTGCTTAATTCTTTTTACATTAGCTTATTTGTGTCTAGCTGCACCTGGACAAGTTTTTGCTGGAACTTGGGTTGTTGATAGTGTTAGCAATCAATTTGGCTCACGAAATTATAAAATTTGGGTTCCAAGTAGCTATAATGGTAATAGTTCTGTTCCTCTAGTTATGATGCTTCATGGTTGCACACAAAGTGCAGATGATTTTGCTGCTGGAACACAAATGAATGCAGTAGCTGAAAGCAACAACTTTTTAGTTGTATACCCAGAACAACCATCTAATGCTAATCAAAGTAGATGTTGGAATTGGTTTGAGTCGGCTAATCAATCTCGTGGTTCTGGTGAGCCTTCTTTACTAGTAGCAATAGTTAATAAGATTAAAACCTCATATAACATTGATAATGCTAGGGTTTATGCTGCTGGTCTTTCTGCTGGAGCCGCTATGTCAGTAATACTTGGTGCAACTTATCCAGATGTTTTTTCAGCCATTGCTGTTAGTGCTGGTCTAGAATATAAGGCTGCAACAAGCTTAAATAATTCTTTTACTGCTCTTAGCCAAGGTGGGCCAAACCCCAATCAACAAGGCACTTTAGCCTTTCAAGCAATGGGAAGTGCTGCCCGAAAAGTCCGTGTTATTGTCTTTCATGGAAGTAGAGATTTTACAGTAAATACTGTTAATGGTAATCAAGTAATTTCTCAATGGGCGCAAACTAATGACTTAGCTGATGATGGCAGTGATAATAACAACATTACCGACACACCCGCATCAACCGTAAGCGGAACTGTAACTGGAGGTTATAACTTTACAACCTTCAAGTATAATGATCCTAATGGTGCAACACTGATGGAAAAATGGATAGTTGAAAATATGGGACATGCTTGGTCTGGAGGCTCTACGGCTGGATCTTTTGTAGATCCAAAAGGCCCCAAAGCAAGTAACGAAATTTGGCGATTTTTTTCTCAGCAACAAAATCCACCACCACCTCCTCCTCCAGTAAATGATGTAACTCCACCTGTGCTTACTATCTCCCCAGCAGGAGGTAGTTTTGACACATCTGTAACAGTAAACTTGTCTCTTAATGAAGCAGGAACTATTTTCTATACAACTGATGGTAGCGACCCAACAAATAGCAATAATGCTAGCCGTAGAAATATTACTAATAATGGAAGTATAATAATACAAAATACTTCTGTTCTAACTGCTTATGGTGTAGATCTAGCAAACAACGTTTCTGTAGTTCAAAGCTACAATTATGTAGTTAACCCTGCACCTATGACTAACACTTTTGTTTCTGTAGGTGGTCAAGATGGTTATGTTGCAACAACTAGTACAACAGCAACTACAGGCAGCTATGCAGTAAGCCTAGATATTTATGCTGGCGATAATGCTGACATGCCTTTAAGAGGGGTAGTTTCATTTGATACTTCTTCAATACCTGATGGGGCAACAATTTTATCTGCTGAGTTACGTCTTTTCTATACTCAAGCTAGTTTGGGTAATCCCTGGGTAAGCAATGGGGCTTTAGTAGCAGATATTTCTAATGGTTGTTTAGGTGGAAATTGTGCTTTGGCAGCTAGTGATTTTCAAGCAACAGTTTCAGCTAGCAATGCAATAGTTTTCCCTGCTCCTACTAGCAATAGTGCTGGTACATCTGTAGTTGGAATGGTTAATTCCACAGCATTTAACCATATAAACAAAACAGGAAATACTCAATTTAAGCTACGTTTCCAAAATAATTCTAATAACAACAAAACTAGTGATTACTTACTTCTTGCAGGCGGAGAATACTTTTTAAGTCAATATCGCCCTGTTTTAGTTGTGCAATATAAATAA
- a CDS encoding galactokinase produces the protein MKNKVIEAFQQIYKTSPSIIVRAPGRVNLIGEHTDYNQGFVFPMAIESQVLIAASPRTDDKIYLTAMDQNNRTCVFALNNIVKDDKELWSNYPKGIAFLLKERGYSFPAFNAVISGNIPMGAGLSSSAALLVAFAVLLQNLGNFSLDKIEVAKLCQQAENLFCGVQSGIMDQFIITLAQESHALFIDCQDLSYKHVSLPNNLTILISNTMKSRELSGSAYNECHAECNKAVELLAKFHQKNFLSLRDISLEQLKEAEKVLPTNLFQRAKHVISENLRVLEAVKACQHNDLTLLGQLINQSHKSLSLDYKVSSKELDLMVEISRRQVGVYGARLTGAGFGGCTVNLVATEFAQEIAKSIKDEYLQETGIAAEIYFATASAGASLLK, from the coding sequence ATGAAAAATAAAGTTATAGAAGCTTTTCAACAAATTTACAAAACTAGTCCATCAATAATTGTTCGCGCACCTGGCAGAGTTAATTTAATTGGCGAGCATACTGATTATAACCAAGGCTTTGTTTTTCCAATGGCTATTGAATCCCAAGTTTTGATTGCTGCTAGTCCACGAACGGACGATAAAATTTATTTAACAGCAATGGATCAAAATAATAGAACTTGTGTTTTTGCATTAAATAATATTGTTAAAGATGACAAAGAATTGTGGAGTAATTACCCTAAAGGTATAGCATTTTTACTAAAAGAGCGCGGGTATTCCTTCCCTGCTTTTAATGCTGTGATTTCTGGCAATATCCCTATGGGCGCAGGGCTTTCTTCCTCCGCCGCTTTACTTGTAGCTTTTGCTGTTCTTTTACAAAACTTAGGTAATTTTTCTTTAGATAAAATAGAAGTAGCAAAATTATGTCAACAAGCTGAAAACCTCTTTTGTGGTGTTCAAAGCGGCATTATGGATCAATTTATTATTACACTTGCACAGGAAAGCCATGCTTTATTTATAGATTGTCAAGATCTTTCTTATAAACACGTATCTTTGCCTAATAACTTAACTATTTTGATTTCTAACACAATGAAATCACGTGAGTTAAGCGGATCTGCCTATAACGAGTGTCATGCAGAATGTAATAAAGCTGTTGAGCTATTAGCAAAATTCCACCAAAAAAATTTCCTTTCTTTAAGAGATATTTCTTTAGAACAATTAAAAGAAGCTGAAAAAGTTTTGCCAACTAATCTATTTCAAAGAGCTAAACATGTAATTAGCGAAAATCTACGAGTCTTAGAAGCTGTAAAAGCCTGTCAACACAATGATTTAACCTTACTAGGACAGTTAATAAATCAATCTCACAAAAGCTTAAGTTTAGATTATAAAGTTAGCTCTAAAGAACTAGACTTAATGGTTGAAATTTCTCGTCGTCAAGTAGGCGTTTATGGTGCAAGGCTAACTGGAGCAGGCTTTGGAGGATGCACCGTTAATTTAGTAGCAACAGAATTTGCCCAAGAGATAGCAAAAAGCATTAAAGATGAGTATTTACAAGAAACTGGCATAGCAGCAGAAATTTATTTTGCAACGGCTAGTGCTGGAGCAAGCTTACTTAAATGA
- the galT gene encoding galactose-1-phosphate uridylyltransferase has product MYKEKLIKNDGRYLILYWQEAKNSRLLENNISSLNKASNHLRWNPVLSEWVGVATQRQDRTFFPPDDFCPLCVTKEGGFTSEIPLPEYELAVFQNKFPAFTAATQTVEPPDFYKISPSQGECEVVVYSPDHKATLTDLSEKEIKNLIDVWADRFAELGSLDYIKYVYIFENKGREIGVTLPHPHGQIYSFPFIPPIAEKELTSAKKHWQEHKTCLFCQILENELSNQTRLIIENESFIAFIPFYARWPYETHVYSKRHVNAITDFNSVEREHLANLLKILLGKFDKLWQRSFPYIMLMHQRPTDGNDYSYYHFHIEFYPPYRSENKLKYLAGVEAGCGVFLNDTMAEEKAKELRDIQL; this is encoded by the coding sequence ATGTACAAAGAAAAATTAATTAAAAATGATGGTAGATATTTAATTTTATATTGGCAAGAAGCTAAAAACAGCCGTTTGTTAGAAAATAATATCTCTTCACTTAACAAAGCTTCAAATCATCTACGATGGAACCCTGTTCTTTCTGAATGGGTAGGCGTAGCAACTCAGCGTCAAGACCGAACTTTTTTTCCTCCAGATGATTTTTGTCCGCTTTGTGTCACCAAAGAAGGTGGCTTTACTAGCGAAATTCCTTTGCCTGAGTATGAATTAGCTGTATTTCAGAATAAATTTCCTGCTTTTACTGCTGCAACTCAAACTGTTGAACCACCTGATTTTTACAAAATTTCTCCATCTCAAGGAGAATGTGAAGTAGTCGTCTATTCACCTGATCACAAAGCTACACTTACAGATTTATCTGAAAAAGAGATAAAAAATTTAATTGATGTTTGGGCAGATCGTTTTGCTGAACTTGGGTCATTAGATTACATTAAATATGTTTATATCTTTGAAAATAAAGGGCGTGAAATAGGCGTTACACTGCCTCATCCACACGGACAAATTTATTCTTTTCCTTTTATTCCACCGATTGCAGAAAAAGAGCTAACATCAGCCAAAAAACATTGGCAAGAACATAAAACTTGTTTATTTTGTCAAATTTTAGAAAACGAACTTTCTAACCAAACTAGGTTAATTATTGAAAATGAATCATTTATAGCATTTATTCCTTTTTATGCACGTTGGCCTTATGAAACGCATGTCTACTCTAAGCGACATGTTAATGCAATTACAGATTTTAACTCTGTTGAGCGTGAGCATTTAGCAAATTTATTAAAAATACTTTTAGGAAAATTTGACAAACTTTGGCAACGCTCATTTCCTTACATAATGCTAATGCACCAAAGGCCAACCGATGGTAATGATTATAGTTATTATCATTTTCATATAGAATTTTATCCACCTTATAGAAGCGAAAATAAATTAAAATACTTAGCTGGAGTTGAAGCCGGTTGTGGAGTTTTTCTTAATGACACAATGGCAGAAGAAAAAGCTAAGGAATTAAGAGATATTCAGCTATGA
- a CDS encoding insulinase family protein: MSSKVRKASVLMSIPLLTTTFLATPINIRAAINDNATAVTKATAAIPEGVVKVTSVEGITEYQLKNGLKVLLFPDPSKPTITVNITYMVGSRHENYGETGMAHLLEHLVFKGTPRHPDIPKELTEHGTRPNGTTSFDRTNYFETFQATDENLNWSLDLESDRMINSYIAKKDLDSEMTVVRNEFESGENSPQRVLIERMLSTAFLWHNYGNTTIGARSDIENVPIERLQAFYRNYYQPDNAVLTVAGKFDEEKTLQLIDKYFSSIPKPSRQLIRTYTAEPTQDGERLVTLRRTGDVQLVGCLYHTAPGSHPDFAAVDVLTQIIGEFNTGRLRKALAETKKASAAYGFSFQQREPGMMIFGAEVRQDSSLDEAKESLTKTIENILNEPPTQEEVDRAKTALLKEFELTLNDPNRVGLTLSDFQAMGDWRLFFLHRDRIKKVTVDDVKKVAASYIKSSNRTVGLFIPTSKPERSEIPDVPDIASMLKDYKGAEAIAAGEAFDPSPNNIEARLTRQNISNIKLAMLPKKTRGNSVQVAMTFHLGDEKSLNNRVTAGDMAGQMLMRGTKKRTRQQIQDEFDKLKARAFVAGSSSQAVVGIETTRENLPAVVDLITEILREPAFDANEFEQLRQEQLAEIEQQRSEPTSVGGTEFQRIMSNYPKGDVRYVSTPDEDIAEVKAAKLEDIKKFYDDFYGASKAEITVVGSFDEKQFAQQITEKLGNWTSKTQPQRITRPYQAATVTNKALETPDKANAFFLAGMNLNIRDDDPDYAGLVLGNYMLGGGFLNSRLATRIRQKEGLSYGVGSQLNASSFDKNGSFVTFAIYAPENVAKLEAAFKEEIEKMLKDGFTEAEITAAKSGYLQSRQVSRAQDNELARRLNAFLFSDRTLNFDKELEQRISALTNEQILQAMRKHIDPSKIVIIKDGDFAKKPAK; encoded by the coding sequence ATGTCTAGTAAAGTAAGAAAAGCCAGCGTGTTAATGTCAATTCCGTTATTGACAACTACCTTTTTAGCAACACCTATTAATATTCGTGCTGCGATTAATGATAATGCTACTGCTGTAACTAAAGCTACAGCAGCTATTCCTGAAGGAGTAGTAAAAGTAACTTCTGTAGAAGGAATTACAGAATACCAATTAAAAAATGGTCTAAAAGTTCTGTTATTTCCAGATCCTTCCAAACCAACAATAACAGTAAATATTACTTATATGGTTGGTTCGCGCCATGAAAATTATGGTGAAACTGGTATGGCACATTTACTAGAACACCTAGTATTTAAAGGCACTCCCAGACATCCTGATATTCCAAAAGAATTAACCGAGCATGGAACTCGTCCCAATGGTACAACTTCTTTTGACCGCACTAATTATTTTGAAACTTTCCAAGCTACAGATGAAAACTTAAATTGGTCATTAGACCTAGAATCTGATCGTATGATCAACTCTTATATTGCCAAAAAAGATTTAGATAGTGAAATGACTGTAGTTCGTAATGAGTTTGAATCTGGTGAAAATAGCCCTCAAAGAGTTTTAATTGAAAGAATGTTGTCTACAGCTTTTCTTTGGCATAACTATGGAAATACAACAATTGGCGCACGTTCTGATATTGAAAATGTGCCTATTGAAAGACTTCAAGCCTTTTATCGTAACTATTACCAGCCAGATAATGCAGTTTTAACTGTAGCTGGTAAGTTTGATGAAGAAAAAACCCTGCAATTAATTGACAAGTATTTCTCTTCTATTCCTAAACCATCCCGTCAACTTATTAGAACTTATACGGCTGAGCCAACCCAGGACGGCGAAAGACTTGTCACCTTAAGACGTACAGGCGACGTTCAATTAGTAGGATGTCTCTATCATACTGCTCCAGGATCACACCCTGATTTTGCTGCTGTTGATGTACTTACTCAAATTATTGGTGAGTTTAACACTGGACGTTTAAGAAAAGCTTTAGCAGAAACTAAAAAAGCTAGTGCTGCCTATGGTTTTAGTTTCCAACAACGCGAACCAGGCATGATGATATTTGGTGCCGAAGTCCGCCAAGATTCATCTTTAGATGAAGCAAAAGAAAGCTTAACAAAAACTATAGAAAATATTCTTAATGAACCCCCTACACAAGAAGAAGTTGACCGTGCTAAAACCGCGCTACTTAAAGAATTTGAACTTACCTTAAATGATCCCAACCGTGTTGGCTTAACTTTAAGCGACTTTCAGGCTATGGGAGACTGGCGTTTATTCTTTTTACACCGTGACCGTATTAAAAAAGTTACTGTAGATGATGTTAAAAAAGTAGCAGCTAGCTATATTAAATCTTCTAATCGTACCGTGGGGCTATTTATTCCTACTAGCAAACCTGAAAGGTCTGAAATTCCAGATGTGCCAGATATTGCATCAATGTTAAAAGATTATAAAGGTGCAGAAGCTATTGCTGCTGGTGAAGCCTTTGATCCTTCCCCAAATAATATTGAAGCTCGCCTCACTCGTCAAAATATTTCTAACATTAAACTAGCAATGTTACCAAAGAAAACCCGTGGTAATAGTGTCCAAGTAGCAATGACTTTCCATTTAGGCGATGAGAAGAGCTTAAATAATCGTGTTACAGCCGGCGACATGGCTGGTCAAATGTTAATGCGAGGAACTAAAAAACGTACTCGTCAACAAATTCAAGACGAATTTGACAAGCTTAAAGCAAGAGCCTTTGTTGCTGGTAGTTCTAGTCAAGCAGTAGTGGGAATTGAAACTACACGGGAAAATTTGCCTGCTGTAGTAGATTTAATAACTGAAATCTTACGCGAACCGGCTTTTGATGCAAATGAGTTTGAACAACTTCGCCAAGAACAACTTGCTGAAATTGAACAACAACGTAGTGAACCTACTTCTGTTGGTGGCACTGAATTTCAACGTATTATGAGCAATTATCCAAAAGGAGATGTTCGCTATGTCTCTACTCCAGATGAAGATATTGCTGAAGTCAAAGCTGCTAAACTAGAAGATATAAAGAAATTCTATGATGATTTCTATGGTGCTTCTAAAGCAGAAATTACTGTTGTTGGTAGTTTTGATGAAAAACAATTTGCCCAACAAATTACTGAAAAATTAGGTAATTGGACATCTAAAACACAACCTCAACGTATTACTAGACCTTATCAAGCAGCTACAGTCACCAATAAAGCACTTGAAACTCCAGATAAAGCTAATGCCTTTTTCCTAGCAGGTATGAATCTAAATATCCGTGATGATGATCCAGATTATGCTGGCTTAGTTTTAGGAAATTATATGCTTGGCGGAGGATTCTTAAATTCTCGTCTAGCTACTCGTATTCGTCAAAAAGAAGGTCTAAGCTATGGTGTTGGCTCACAACTAAACGCTAGCTCTTTTGACAAAAATGGCTCTTTTGTTACTTTTGCTATTTATGCACCAGAAAATGTTGCTAAATTAGAAGCTGCATTCAAAGAAGAAATTGAAAAGATGTTAAAAGATGGTTTTACTGAAGCAGAAATCACAGCAGCTAAATCTGGCTATTTACAATCTCGCCAAGTAAGCCGCGCTCAAGATAATGAACTTGCTCGCCGCTTAAACGCCTTTTTATTTAGCGACCGTACACTAAATTTTGATAAAGAACTTGAACAAAGAATTAGTGCTTTAACTAATGAGCAAATTCTTCAAGCTATGCGCAAACATATAGATCCAAGCAAAATAGTTATTATCAAAGATGGTGATTTTGCTAAAAAACCTGCTAAATAA
- a CDS encoding proprotein convertase P-domain-containing protein, which yields MTIRINNSINQIQQQSNSPTNHIRQQQTENSEFQNNPISQRPSQSGIVRSSENINATQLRSQLTTSTLSNQNVASLMRLVTQGRDSLTTSVTTTPNALIKDFQATSSTASINDDLSVTGVNVAVNIDHTYAGDVEVKLKSPSGKEVLLRAATGGRGSGTVNFTASPADFNGESSKGDWTLVVNDKAALDSGTLKSWNLNVSGNPKTPPPSTTITKDITPNLTISDENTIISTIDITDEGTLEDLKLNLDIEHSFRGDLVIKLVSPSGKEAILTNQEGGGNSNFFLSASRLKEFAFSGESIKGQWKMVVQDTNNGDTGTLKSWGLSLKTASVPLLRPSTINQSPTNLLVKGTPLFRAHIAQNLAKFAPGTTVDEKGFVHAATTRVSGHDQGYKLIDELLAGGNDGNKKVTIGFALNDAFTAADNGASVNNQGGSGVGSNATVSLDPSAVALLPTLQPDGTIKNEPVAIEVTLAHELIHAIHAQRGAWINATADHIFTEGNTTYKEAWRFEELRATGFAGFRQQDEPTENAIRAELGYNLRAAYLDRSSWVNLNGNSVVTNTDTANSEQLVGDMWRPAGSTLPNGQMRMCNCFAC from the coding sequence ATGACAATTCGCATAAATAATTCAATAAATCAAATTCAACAACAAAGCAATTCTCCAACAAATCATATAAGACAACAACAAACAGAAAACAGCGAATTTCAAAATAATCCTATTTCTCAAAGGCCAAGTCAAAGCGGCATTGTACGTAGCTCAGAAAACATTAATGCAACCCAATTACGAAGCCAGCTAACTACCTCTACTTTGAGTAACCAAAATGTAGCTAGCTTAATGCGCCTAGTTACTCAAGGAAGAGATAGCTTAACAACTTCTGTAACTACAACACCTAATGCGCTAATAAAAGATTTTCAAGCTACTAGTTCTACAGCCAGCATTAATGATGATTTATCTGTAACAGGTGTAAATGTAGCGGTAAACATTGATCATACTTATGCTGGAGATGTAGAAGTAAAACTAAAGTCTCCTTCAGGTAAAGAAGTTTTACTTCGTGCGGCTACTGGTGGTAGAGGTTCTGGAACAGTTAATTTTACTGCTAGCCCTGCTGATTTTAATGGTGAATCTAGCAAAGGTGATTGGACACTAGTTGTTAATGATAAAGCTGCATTAGATTCTGGTACGCTAAAATCTTGGAACTTAAATGTTTCTGGCAATCCAAAAACTCCTCCTCCTAGCACTACTATTACTAAAGATATTACTCCAAATCTTACTATTTCAGACGAAAACACAATTATTTCTACTATAGATATCACTGATGAAGGAACTTTAGAAGACCTAAAACTAAACTTAGACATAGAACATAGTTTTCGCGGAGATTTAGTAATTAAATTAGTCTCCCCTTCAGGCAAAGAAGCTATCCTAACTAACCAAGAAGGCGGTGGTAATAGTAACTTCTTTCTTTCTGCTAGCAGACTTAAAGAATTTGCATTCTCTGGAGAATCAATAAAAGGCCAATGGAAAATGGTTGTTCAAGATACTAATAATGGTGATACTGGAACATTAAAATCCTGGGGCTTAAGCCTTAAAACAGCTAGCGTGCCTTTGCTCCGACCAAGCACTATTAACCAAAGCCCAACTAATCTATTAGTAAAAGGGACTCCTCTTTTTCGCGCTCATATAGCCCAAAATTTAGCAAAATTTGCACCCGGAACAACAGTTGATGAAAAAGGGTTTGTCCATGCTGCTACAACAAGAGTTTCAGGACATGATCAAGGCTACAAACTAATTGATGAACTTTTAGCTGGTGGCAATGACGGCAATAAAAAAGTTACAATTGGCTTTGCTTTAAATGATGCTTTTACTGCCGCAGACAATGGTGCCTCAGTTAATAACCAAGGCGGATCCGGTGTTGGATCAAATGCTACAGTATCGCTAGATCCTTCAGCAGTTGCACTTTTGCCAACTTTACAACCTGATGGAACAATTAAAAATGAACCCGTCGCTATTGAAGTAACACTAGCTCATGAGTTAATTCATGCTATTCATGCACAACGTGGAGCATGGATTAACGCTACAGCAGATCACATATTTACTGAAGGTAATACAACTTATAAAGAAGCATGGAGATTTGAAGAATTAAGAGCTACAGGTTTTGCAGGATTTCGCCAGCAAGATGAACCAACAGAAAACGCTATACGTGCCGAATTAGGCTATAACTTGCGTGCTGCTTATTTGGATCGTTCTTCCTGGGTTAATCTAAATGGAAATAGTGTTGTAACCAATACTGATACTGCTAACAGTGAACAACTTGTTGGTGATATGTGGAGACCTGCTGGTTCTACTCTACCAAATGGTCAGATGAGAATGTGTAATTGTTTTGCTTGCTAG